In the genome of Ptychodera flava strain L36383 unplaced genomic scaffold, AS_Pfla_20210202 Scaffold_50__1_contigs__length_938362_pilon, whole genome shotgun sequence, one region contains:
- the LOC139128342 gene encoding LOW QUALITY PROTEIN: eEF1A lysine and N-terminal methyltransferase-like (The sequence of the model RefSeq protein was modified relative to this genomic sequence to represent the inferred CDS: inserted 1 base in 1 codon) — protein sequence MDLIPKSHVELSSTEYWDSFFKKRGSKVFEWYGEYSELSGVLHKYIKPADKVLVVGCGNSRLSEDLYDIGYRNIVNIDIIDSVIKLMKLKNAKKRPEMVYEKMDMLDMEYKESDFSVVLDKSTLDAMMPDSSEEVLQKVDRMFSEINRVMKIGGRYICISLSQKHILQKVLDYFPNEGWMVRVHQVHESSSDDSDGKELQFPVFAFVCTKFKKCRKCRIGHRQKVTATRVRKVTILAPMTKFKFLSAINHACHCQPNRCEIMPTPNSHAGADISLDLYSNDSPTPRYTLYVVDNSQTKGPRYKFAIFIVPQGREPEWMFGNPEGRRQLTASAGFQRLVVVSLHRDHNYENMDSIRXELSSKVMELAPAGLDKRSQVPFLSVGDDIGQRTIQYRGHSNLSGDFVVEDVEVDNKQLFRRLIFQSNQNVVQSEARLKTERKRKGKSGKKKGPLITTLDHSYLNSEHHITMAKGLTLLPDFETLLDQNISLLLIGLGGGGLAMFMHKHFPKVHVTAVELDPAIVDVSKKWFGFVEDDRMNVFVGDGLKFIEEKATEGNEKYDLIMLDADSKDSSVGMSCPPAGFVEREFLQKVSSILKHSGIFIVNLVCRDATLKSTVFQDLKSVFPRIYCKKIEDQVNEVVFALRDRTDDKTEQLAVINKLCREKAGKLQTVAKQHTDSWDSSMNLAEMIDNLQIID from the exons ATGGATTTGATTCCGAAGAGTCACGTGGAGTTGAGCTCTACAGAATACTGGGACAGCTTCTTCAAGAAGAGAGGATCGAAGGTTTTTGAATG GTATGGAGAATATTCAGAGCTGTCTGGAGTGCTCCACAAGTACATCAAACCGGCTGACAAAGTCCTTGTGGTTGGCTGTGGTAACTCACGGCTCAGTGAAGACCTATACGACATTGGCTACCGTAATATTGTCAATATAGATATTATTGACTCAGTGATCAAACTGATGAAGTTGAAAAATGCCAAGAAGAGGCCAGAGATGGTGTATGAAAAAATGGACATGTTGGAT ATGGAATACAAGGAGAGCGACTTCAGTGTTGTCCTGGACAAGTCCACGCTGGATGCAATGATGCCAGACAGTAGTGAGGAAGTTCTACAAAAAGTTGACAGAATGTTTTCTGAGATCAATAGAGTGATGAAAATCGGCGGTAGATATATCTGTATATCACTGTCTCAGAAACACATCCTTCAAAAGGTCTTGGATTATTTCCCCAATGA GGGGTGGATGGTGAGAGTACATCAGGTCCATGAGAGTTCATCAGATGACTCTGATGGTAAGGAATTACAGTTTCCAGTGTTTGCGTTTGTTTGTACAAAGTTTAAGAAATGCCGCAAATGCAGAATAGG ACATCGTCAGAAAGTTACAGCGACTCGAGTTCGGAAAGTGACTATTCTAGCTCCGATGACGAAGTTCAAATTCCTCTCGGCGATCAATCATGCCTGTCATTGTCAACCCAATCGCTGTGAAATCATGCCGACACcgaa TTCTCATGCTGGTGCTGATATTTCACTGGATCTGTACAGCAATGACTCACCAACACCAAGGTACACTCTGTACGTAGTGGACAACTCACAGACCAAAGGACCTAGATATAAATTTGCCATATTTATTGTACCACAGGGAAG AGAGCCAGAGTGGATGTTTGGCAACCCAGAAGGCAGAAGACAACTTACAGCCTCAGCGGGATTTCAAAGACTGGTTGTAGTGTCCTTACACAGAGACCACAACTATGAGAACATGGACAGCATAA AAGAACTATCAAGCAAAGTGATGGAATTAGCTCCAGCTGGATTGGATAAAAGATCTCAA gTGCCATTTCTGTCAGTTGGTGATGACATTGGTCAGCGAACCATTCAATATCGAGGTCACAGCAACCTCAGTGGTGACTTTGTGGTGGAAGATGTTGAAGTCGACAACAAACAACTTTTCAGGAGATTgatatttcaaagcaatcagaatgtCGTCCAATCAGAAGCAAGACTGAAAACAG agagaaaaagaaaaggaaagagtgGTAAAAAGAAAGGACCTCTTATCACAACGCTGGATCACAGCTATCTAAATTCTGAACACCATATCACCATGGCAAAAGGTTTGACACTGTTACCAGATTTTGAAACTCTTTTAG ATCAAAATATAAGTCTTCTCTTGATTGGTCTAGGAGGAGGTGGACTGGCCATGTTCATGCACAAACATTTTCCAAAG GTCCATGTTACAGCTGTAGAACTGGATCCAGCAATTGTAGATGTCTCCAAGAAATGGTTTGGATTTGTTGAAGATGATAGAATGAACGTGTTTGTGGGGGACGGTCTGAAATTCATCGAGGAAAAGGCAACTGAAG gaaatgaaaaatatgaccTGATCATGCTGGACGCCGACAGTAAAGATTCATCAGTTGGGATGAGTTGTCCACCAGCAGGTTTTGTGGAAAgagaatttttacaaaaagtttcATCAATTCTGAAACATTCAG GAATATTTATTGTGAACCTGGTGTGCCGTGATGCCACTCTCAAATCAACAGTTTTCCAGGATTTGAAATCAGTGTTTCCCAGGATTTACTGCAAGAAGATTGAAGATCAAGTCAATGAAGTAGTGTTTGCTTTAAGAGATAGGACTGATGACAAAACTGAACAGTTAGCTGTCATTAATAAACTGTGTAGAGAGAAAGCTGGCAAGCTACAGACTGTTGCTAAGCAACATACAGACTCATGGGATAGCTCAATGAACTTGGCAGAGATGATTGACAATTTGCAGATCATTGATTAA
- the LOC139128343 gene encoding formin-D-like, with amino-acid sequence MINPGMDQRVKELILHNPELQCISDGVSSVHQQITAWNTTVTIFVVDDDDDDDDDDDDDDDDDDEEEEDDDDDDDDDDDVVLVVVVAMVVMKTTTTTMMKRRRGEGGGRRGGGEEGRHEDKKERREEDYNDE; translated from the exons ATGATCAATCCGGGGATGGATCAAAGAGTGAAAGAGCTCATACTCCATAACCCTGAGCTACAGTGTATAAGTGACGGTGTCAGCTCAGTTCACCAACAAATAACTGCTTGG AATACTACAGTAACTAtatttgttgttgatgatgatgatgatgatgatgatgatgatgatgatgatgatgatgatgatgatgaggaggaggaggatgatgatgatgacgacgacgacgacgatgatgtggtgttggtggtggtggttgcgATGGTGGTGATgaagacgacgacgacgacgatgatgaagaGGAGGAGGGGAGAAGGAGGAGGACGGAGAGGAGGAGGGGAGGAAGGAAGGCACGAGGACAAGAAAGAGAGAAGAGAGGAGGATTATAATGACGAATAG